A single Saccopteryx bilineata isolate mSacBil1 chromosome 11, mSacBil1_pri_phased_curated, whole genome shotgun sequence DNA region contains:
- the RNF152 gene encoding E3 ubiquitin-protein ligase RNF152, whose translation METLSQDSLLECQICFNYYSPRRRPKLLDCKHTCCSVCLQQMRTSQKDVRCPWCRGITKLPPGFSVSQLPDDPEVLAVIAIPHASEHTPVFIKLPSNGCYMLPLPISKERALLPGDMGCRLLPGSQQKSVTVVTIPPEQQPLQGGAPQEAAEEEQDRRGVVKSSTWSGVCTVILVACVLVFLLGIVLHNMSCISKRFTVISCG comes from the coding sequence ATGGAGACACTCTCCCAAGATTCTCTGCTGGAATGTCAGATCTGTTTCAATTATTACAGCCCCCGGCGGAGGCCCAAGCTGCTGGACTGCAAACACACCTGCTGCTCGGTGTGCCTGCAGCAGATGAGGACGAGCCAGAAGGACGTGCGGTGCCCCTGGTGCCGTGGCATCACCAAGCTGCCCCCGGGCTTCTCCGTGTCGCAGCTCCCCGACGACCCCGAGGTCCTCGCCGTCATCGCCATCCCGCACGCCTCTGAGCACACCCCGGTCTTCATCAAACTTCCCAGCAACGGGTGCTACATGCTGCCCCTGCCCATCTCCAAGGAGCGGGCGCTGCTGCCCGGCGACATGGGCTGCCGCCTGCTGCCCGGGAGCCAGCAGAAGTCTGTCACCGTGGTGACCATCCCTCCGGAGCAGCAGCCCCTGCAAGGTGGGGCTCCCCAGGAGGCGGCCGAGGAGGAGCAAGACAGGCGGGGTGTCGTGAAGAGCTCCACCTGGTCCGGGGTGTGCACTGTGATCTTGGTGGCCTGTGTCCTGGTGTTCCTCCTGGGCATTGTGCTCCACAATATGTCCTGCATCTCTAAGCGCTTCACTGTGATATCCTGTGGCTGA